ATGGCAGCTGGGTATACCAGTCCTCAAGTTCTTCCAGACTCCGTTTGCCGAACAGGTCGCCTGGTTTAGGGCATACCTGAATTCCTGGCTTGTCGGGTGTTAATAGCAGGTTCTTGACCCTAtttgagaagctggaaaaCTGTGATACGCAACACAGCTTCGTCTTTTCTACAAACAGAATTGCGTGGGTGGTTTGCTTCTCGAGGCTGCGAAGTACCTCGCagtcatcaacaacagctcgCACCTCTGGGGCCAGTATCTCGATTTGGAAGTCACATACTGTGATCATCCGCAACTCGGGGGCCTCGCCGACATGATGGTCCCCTTCGATGGTCATCATTGTGAGTAAGTCTTCCGATGTTAGTCGTGCGTGGTTATACAGGCTCCACCACGTTCTCTTCCAAACGTGCCGCTGGCGGAGACACATGGAGGAGCGATCGGGACTCCTATGGAGACCAATTGATATTGCCAGGGACAGTGCGATGCCGATTAAGTGGCTCGCGTCTTTTTCTGTATTTCGCACATCTTGCCAATGGACTAAGAGGAGCAGCGCCTGTACGGTGGCGAGACGGTCGTCTTCGCACTCAGTTTCCAGTAGTACCTATTCCTCTACGTCAGTATGAACCGAGATGTATATTATTGGCGATTGTACAGACCTTCGCCCGTTGGAACAGAATCTCCCGCGCTGCTTCGCGAGTCGTATACCCCTCCTGGTGAATGTGGCTCACGTCGACAAACGCTGCACCGGCAAACATCACTGCGTGAAACAAGAGTAGACTTATCGGGTTGGTACCGTTGTTGTCCGCAATGGCCCGCAAGAACAGGTCCAAGTCCAACACAGGCACCTCGGGGTGGACCCAGAGGATATAGCTTTTCAGCAGCTCCGTGCGAAAGCGCGCAGTTGGAAGGCATAACGACCCCTTTGTCTCAATGTACTCAATGTCCTCTGCCGCGAGTCGGTCCGGCAGTTTCGTCACGTAGTCGGGGGTGTTCGTCATCTGCAGACCAAGATGGTGCTGCAGCCCAAGAAATCGATCAATAATGGATAAATAATTGTCGAGAGGATCGGTCGTCGAGACAATATCAGGGGCACCAGAGCGAAACCTCTGCTTGCGCTCGGCCAATTGCAGTTGAGAGGCAAATAATCCTTCTAATGTTGAGTTTAGTATACACTTCAAGCAGATTTGCAGCAAAGGCAGTCGTTCCAACTGTACCTTCGCAGTATTTCAGGGACGGGGGGCGGCTCTTGGACTGCGAGCCAGAGCTAGCAGCAGTTAGCAAAGATTATCCACGCTGTTGGGAGCACTTGCACTTTGGCAACAATAGTTTTGCCATCACACGGCAGCTCTAATCTATCACATGTAGTGCATGGGATCCCCTTGACACCGATATAGCAGCGTTTTTTCCTCTTCACACAGTGGCTACAGGCCCCCGACTGGGCTGTCCGAACGCGTTTTGGTGAATGGGGCATTGTGGgcggtggatggaggagtggaagagtCTGCTCTTTTATTGTGACAATAGCAGCTAAGATGTTATTAGACTGCGGTTACTGGTAATCGCCCTGGGTCATGTTCGGCCGGTCATGCCATTGCGGGACTGTGAATCCCGCGGGATTTATCGTCCCtggtctccaactctccaactccatcaTTCCATTGGGGCTGTTGAAATATCATCGTTCAGGTCGAGTAGTacggagaatctggagacgTGATTTAGATTGCAAGCGGAATTTGATCATGGAGTGAGGAATGAAGGATGCACAGGTCATTGCAGCTCCTACTGCTACTATATACAGTATAAGCTATTTTATGCGTCAAAGAAACATGTTGATGCCCTGCTTCAAGCCACCTTCAATTAGCAGGGCGAGTTGTCATACACACTGTCCAGATCCTTGGGAATCACGccagcatcaacagcatCTGCCACTCGTTAGCCACCTGAACAGAAGACATCGAAATAATAACTTACCCTTGTATGACCAGCGGTAGTCGCCCAGGTTAGCCTTCCAGGTCCAGAAAACCCAGCCCTGCTGCTTCTCGTACGCAATGACCTGGGCTGCAAACCACTTCGTGTAAAACTCCTGGTTTGTCGATGGATCCCAATCTGAATTGCCTTCGACATCGCTGTTCACACTCAAGCTCCATTCGCCAACGATGAGCGGGGAGTCGCCACCACGGTCATCATTGCACGAGGCATCAATGTAGCTATCTTTGCCGGTAGGGACCTCGCTCCACTTGAGGTAGCGGTGGTCATCGTATGCTGCGAAGGTGTCATCATCAAGAAACTCCTTGGGATTGCCTGAACCCCATTTCGAATCCATCATTTGAATGTGCAGGCTGCTGCCCTGGGCAACTCCGATCGAAGATTCAGTATCGCGGATACGCTGGTAGTATTAGTTCTCTGGCTGGACTGCAACAATCGAAAGGTAGAGGCTGCTTACTTTCCATGCGTCAGGGTAGTAGCCCTTGCGCATGCTGTCTGTTTGCTCCGAGCCCTGTAGAGGCTCATTCACGAGCTCAATCATACCAACATTACGGAACTTGTTGTCTTGATGGATGTTCTTGGTCATCCACTCGATCCACTCAATCGCCCGGTCATACTGCGCGTCCTGGTAGAATCCGGGACTGGGGGCGTACTATAATAGGCCCATTAGCTACCGAAGCCTGCCTCAGCTCGGAGCATACGTACCTGGCCGGTGAAGGGCTGTTCTGCTTGCTGAGCTCCCGGCAGCCCGTGGAAATCCATAATGATATACATgccagcctcagcagccCAGTCACAAACATCGGCAAGATATTGGAGTCCACCACGTGGGAAGTGTTCCGAGTCTGGGTCGACAAGGTCGTCTTTGAGCCAGTATCCAACAGGGATACGAATTGTATTCAGGCCATACTCGCGCATTTGCGAGATCTCATCCTTGGTAACCCATGACCCCCAGTGGTCCTGGAAGACCTTGTCAGCTTGATCCTGTCCCAGGGATGAGACACAGTCAAACTCGGACTTGTGCTTTTCATCCGTTGGGCAGCCCATGGATTCCCATTTGTCTTCGGCAATCCAGGGCTCAAAAATGAAGTGGGCACCGAGGTTGACACCCCGAATCTTGTTTGCATCGGGGAGGTAGCGTTTGTTGACAGGATTAGTGGTGGAATTGAAGATATTCTCACCGGtggcggcgaagatgtcTTTGTCCAGACCGGGGAACCAGGCCATGGCCAGGGGCACCGATGctagaagagaaagaattaACTTCATTTTATGTAGCTAAGCTTGGCCAAGCAACGAAAATCGCAAAGAATGCTGGACTAATTGGAACGCACTGCCGGGCTTGTTCCGTCCTTTAATCCTCCACAAGGTTATGGCGACTCGAGCGACAACGAAATGGCCCCCATGTCGACGCGCCGATCTGTGATTCATGTAGCGATACATGGGGTTAGGaataaaatactaagatCGACACGGGTTTGAGTCTCTGGTCGTGATAAGCTGGAGACGGACGATGGAGTGTGAAGAACCCACCGGCCGATCAAGTGCGAGCAGGGTCGACAGACTACGAGGCAGCCTTGCGGAAATCTACACCGTTTTCCTCTCGGTGCTTGGCTGGGCTGAACGATCGTCTGCCCTGGCCTGTACATGAGCCTGTCTGTTCAGGGTGGCGGAGCTCGCACTCGGTACGATCTTCCTGGCAGCTGTCGGTGGCCCTGTGTCCAGGCCGCACAGTATTGCCTAATGTAGAGCATGCGATCCTGCTACCTTGATTTCGAAACCAACCTAGCCTTGCCGTCCATCACAGGCTTGTCGCTCTGGCTGTATGAAGAGAAGCTATCAGAATTGTGATGGAGGTTAACCTGAACAGGCCTGCAAGTCTACAACGGTCAACACCTACTGCCGGGCATCTGTATATACCATTCAACAGCAGATGCCCCATTGACTAGACTACTGACGTAGGAGACGGCGGAAGAGCCCGCTTTCTCCCTGAAATGAAGATATTCTAGGGCCCGTCATTCAAGATCAACGCTCGCACTCCCCCTGTCCTCAGCTCGTGGGGTCGACCTCGCACTTCGAATTCGCACTTCGCACTTCATTTAGAGAGCTCGTCATGCCTGCAACTtggtcgaagaaggccgTGTCAAGCTTCTTGCCTGGTTCTCTGTCTGCCCGATCAGCGGGCTCCCTCCACTGCTCATCTCCTTATGGCTGAACTGAAACAGCACTGCCCCAAGCTACGGAGGTGACATCGGGCGTTTCGAGAGACTTGCGGAGGTTATCCGTGTGTCCAATTCCTCTTATCCTGAAGAAAAGACCCCTGATCCACACGATCAGCGTTATAGTGCCTCGCCTACGTTGCCCAGACTGGTCATAGTAAACCTTGTTGAATTGCAACCTCCAGTCCGATCTCAAACATCCGTGTCATGGCCCAGGCCTAGCTGGGGGCAGAGTTATGGAAATATTACTTAGTATACGCGTATTAACGTCGCGTACTTAAGCCGTGAAGATGTCCTGCCGTTCAGTCTGATTTCTCCAGCCATCAACCACAATTGACAGTACCTTACGTTTTTCGTTTATATCATTGGAACGATATGTTTGCCAAactttctctctttcaacTAGCCTTGCTGATGCTGGGTGGCTCTGCCTGGGGCCAACAGGTCAATGGAGAAGACTACGACAGCCCTGACGGAGGTCCCCCAGCGGACTACTTCGCTGCTGATGCGAGCCTGCCGGTTGATAAAATCCTATCAGCCGTCTCGAAGCTGAGCCAGGTCGCCGACTCGTACCCGATAAGCACCGAGTCTGATGAAGAATCCCAAATCTTCAGTGATTGGGCCTCCTTCGACGACGTAAGTTAGCCCTTCCAGCACTGTTAGGGCATGCTAATGACAACAGGGTGCTGCGATTGTCTTCACCGCCGACATGGATGTCGATTGTGACGGCCTGGATCATGACTGTGATGTACGCAAATCAATCGTTGAAGGTCCTGCGCGGCCTCTAACACTGCGCAGGGAAATCCAGATGGTCAGCCTCAAACAAACTGGGGAAGCCTCGCTGCCTACGAGGTGAGACCCTGCAGTCCTTCTATTATATTGTGATTGTTGACCCCAAAGGTCCCATTTATCGTCATTCCGGATGAGTATCTCACACAGAATGAAGAGACCCTGTCTGGCAACAATATCGCCGCTGTTATCTGGTATGAATCTCTCCTGCATGTCAACAGACGCTAGCTCACCATCCAGCGATGGCAAAATGTTCTATGGCATCCTCGGCGATTCCAACGGTGATGAGCCCCAGGTCACCGGCGAGGCTTCATGGTTGATGGCCCGCACCTGCTTCCCCAACGACAGCCTGGCTGGGGACAAGGGTCATACAGAGTCGGATGTTACTTGTGATTTCTCTTCCATAACGATCAACTGATCATACAACTAACTGACAACCAgacatcctcttcctgggcGACAAGTCTGTGCTGCCAGGGGACGTTCTCAACGAGAACTACATCTCGGACTTTGGGAAACTCAAGTCGATGGGCAACGATCTCATGAATTCTCTTCTTTCTAATATTGGGATCAACGGCGATGACCTGGCTGAAACTACAAGCACTTCCACTACTACTACCACTCCTGCGCCGACTGGCGACAACTGCTCGTGGCCCGCACACTGCGAAGGTATTACCCCTCCACTAGCTATCACAGCTATGCTAACTTACCGATGTCGAAGGCGCGTCGTGCTCCTCTGACGATGATTGTGCAGACGACTTAGCTTGTAACGACggcagctgctcctcgtgAACAGGTTATACGTTGATAAGAGTGATCTCTCGACATCCATGAGACGGGACCTTCGAGTACGTAGGTGGGTGCCGGCGTAATGTAATGAGCCTGGGTATTCTAAATTTCTGGTAGTCTACCTCTAGACGGCCTCATATGTTATAAGCTGTTTCCTCTTGCTTTTACAAGGAGCGATAGGGTGTCTTAGGGCGTATATAGATCATGAGCTCAGGATACGGTTTAATCATGCCCCATTCATTATCGCCACAGACCCATCAATTGTGAGAAACAGTGAATCTTGTCTCTCTCCTTACATCCGCAGAAACCGCTAAAAGATGCTCCCGGCTAATTCTCGAAAACACAATAAAATATGCCACCCATGCCGTGATCCCCGACTCAGGCGCCGGGACCACGTCGCCTCGccgcaaaaagcaaaaggccTTGGAGATGTGCTTTGCAAGGTCAGGCCGCCGATGGACAAGGTCCGCACAGACGTCGTCCGACTCAAATCTGCCCCCTGTAGTGACGGGGATGAAGATCATTTCGCACCAGTACTGGGGCCCTTGCCGGAATGGTTgggcgagggcgtggaggcGCGTATGGTCGCGCAGACATGCCAGCAGCCCAATGCCCCAGTAGTCGACTCCGTAGGTTGACTCTACGGCCGCGGTCTCTTGGATGCCGGGAGGACGAGGGTTTATTTCAATTAACCACGCGGACGGCTTTTGCAGGGGCATCGTTTGTCGAGGGACCAAGTCAATAGCGTCAGAAGTAGAATTGGGCGTAGATGGTACTGGGCCGTATTCCATCAAGGAATGCTGCACTCGTGCCTCGAGGTGGTATATGCCCGTGGTCAGTCCCAGCTGCATCAAGCTCTGGTGCAGCGAAGTGCGAAGAAGTTCGATCTCTGTAGATGGGAGCTTGGAGGGCAAGACATTGCCTAGCTCAATGAACGACGGAGGAGCGGAGGATGAAGGGTCGCCGACATCTCCAGACTTGGGGAAATCGTCAGAGATTTCACAAAAGAGAATCTCTCCCTGCGAAAGCACAAAGTTGATATCAACTTCTGGCCCATCGCAGTACTGCTCGAGCACGAACTCAGTGCCATGGCGGTCTAAATCAACACTCTGCACTGCACGGATGAGATCCTCGGTATCGTGGACTTTGAACACACCCTCAGATAAAAAGCCTTTACAGGGCTTGGCGATTAAGGGGAACTCGAGGGCTCTTTCCTGGACCACTTCCAGAGCTTCTTTGGGCCCACGCACAAGATATGCAGGTCGGCCCTCAGAAAGCCCCGTGCGATACTTGTCGGTCGCGATCTCATACGCCTCGGCGGGTGCTGTAGGCAATCCCAGCTGGTCTGCGGCATGGGCTATGGCCACCTGGTACGCATCACAGAATGTAACTATTCCGTCAACTTTGCGGTCGGACAAGGCCTCCAATATGCGATCCCGCAGTAGCGATGGTGGCTCGAGTTGCACCGGGACGAACTCCCTGCGCCAGTGGGCGTACTCGGGCCCTTCAAGCCAGTGCCCTGGAACATCGAGGACGATCACATCGATGTTGAGGGCTTGAGCAGCTGTGTATATACTTGTTGCTGTGCCGCCATGCTCTGGACTACTGCGTCCGCCTTCCACAATAGCAAGGCTTTTGCGCGGTGCAGGAGCGTCGAGAACCCATGGGAACGACAGCCGATTGGCAAATTCCTGGTCCAGAGTAGAGAACATCTGCTGATAGTCCACCGGTGTCGCAAGAAGCAGGCCCCCAACTGCGGTATTCAAAACGGCATGCAAGGCAGTGTACGCATCTGTGGCTGCGAGCGGATCGATGGACAGGGGGCTGAACAGTTTAccaggctcagcagcaaaGAACAAGATCACCGAATCCACCAGCTCGAGGTCCACCATGCGCAAAGAGAGAATGTCGGTCCGAACCAGGTACCCCTGCTTAGCGGAGAAGACAAATCGGATCGCGCTGGGCCGCTGTTCCTGAGCGGCGGCCTGGAGCGCCCTAAGCATGAGAACCGACCCAGGCCCTTGTTCTAGCCTCGTCCAAGAAGTCGATTGCGATGAATCAGAGTACCAGAGCTGGACTGCTTCGGGAACTGGAGGCCAGCTCTGCACGAGGCTGACCGACTCGGCCTGCAGTGTAATGTCGACGCTCTGCCACCATTCTGCTGGCGACACTCGTAACTGGAAATCGTAATGAACTAGGCCATCTGGTTAGGCTGGACACGAGTGTAGAATCAGGGTCTGACCTTGGACGTCGCCCCAGGAGGCCTTGACACGGCCGACCTGAACCATCTTCAGGAAGCCAGGTGGGTAGGAAAAGATAGCCACGAGAGACGAAACCAACTACTTTCAAGCTGGTTAAATACACAATTGACCAGCAGGATCAAGCACGCCACCGCCCCTGTCGCAGCCACCGAATCACAGACTACAATGGGAGCAGTTCTGGGATATCACCCCTCTGGGTTGATCATAGGTCTACTTCAGATATAGACATTGCACCAAGTTTAAACTATGTATTAATTACCAGTACGTAGTGTAGTTATAAATGATAGCGTTAACCAAACATGCTGCTTTATAGATATTGACAACGTCACCCTTCCCAAGCACAACTCACGAGCAGAAAATATCCACCCGTAGTTACAGTATACCCATTCCAATTGAACACCTTCCACTGCATATTATATGATTTTTATTAATGGGAGTATACCCTCGTCACTTCTACTCATCCATCTTCAACTATCCACACTGGATGGATATGCAGTCAATATGTCCACGGCTGCTACACCCATCGCTGTTTGGAGAATGTTATGAAAACCTCTGGAAGGAGGGGCAAAAGCATGCCCACCCAGAGTTCTCTCTGGTTGTGTTATTTATCATCGCTATAACACTGTCCTTACAGTCGACCAGTACGACCCCGCCAGACTCTGTGCATAGGTCATCGCGCGACTGGATACTAACCCTTACCATCAGGAAGGCCAGACCAGCGGCACTTAACGGAGTCTGGAACTGAATTGGAAGTCTTGTATCAGCCCTGACGCAGTGCCCCAAACAACCCCCGCACTGCTCATCATGCTGTCGACTGAGCTTCGTTCGAGGTGTATATGAGCATTTCCCGTTCGTCCATCCTCCACCGATGACCATGGCTACCTTCGCACCCGAGCTGCCGCTGGCTATGATCGGGATGGGTGCAGTTTTCCGGGTGGAGACTGGGAAGGGCTATGAGCTTTACTGCTCCTGATGGAGACATTTCTTTTGGAACGCCCTGAGATGTGACAGGCTGCACAAGGGTAGAGTCTACATGTCACTTTGAATGAGGTCGTACGGAAATACACTTAAATCCGTCTTGTCAAATGCGCTGTTATGCCTGGCCATCTGAATTGCGACCTGTACATGTATCTTGGTGGAAGGGCCATCGCCAATCAGGATCTAAGGCTGTTAACGCTATGTTCAGCAAGTCAAGGATACGGCCGGCATTACCTCGTCGTGTGCTAGGAATAGGGCTAAGGCAAGGATTGAATCACTAATCGGGAAGCGCATCTCTGAAGACGATATCGCCTCTGTCAGTGACCGCGTACAGGCGATTTTGTACTGAAGGGCGAGTTGAACGTACGGCCCGTTGTGCGGTAGATGTTGTGAGAGGTGTCGGCATGTCACAAGAAAGAGGCCATTCAGAGAGCTGGCACTCGTGGCGGCAAGCTGTACAAACTGTGTGTTTAGGAGCGGTGTACCAACTTTCCCCGGATAGCTAATCTGGCTGCGTTGCAAAGTTGAGCACGGGATAACGTTGGCGATGTCTGTGCCAGGTTAGTCACCAAGAGTATGCTCGGTGGGTCGTCCGTGACGAGTAGGGGACTTGGGAGACAGATTGGCTTCTTCTGAGAGGCCGACTTACAGTAGTCCAGGAGATAACATTCAGCCGGATTGAGATGCCTGGCAAAGCTTGCAAAGGGATCCCTCCGGTCAgaccccagcaagcccagcGGGCTGGGAATGGCGGCCATCGCTATCTCAGCGGCCGCTGTGGAGAATGGCCGTCTTTCATCTTCCGAGCCACTGCTGGTTTTGGCGGCTTGGTACTCAATAAGCCTCTGTCGCCTCACCTTGGCATGAGCTGCCCGGGCTGCATGCGAGTGAACGAGTCGTTGAACTTCAGCCGATGCTACGCCGGGGGCTCTGAGTTGGGTTGAATGGATGAACTGGACTTCACCTCGTTTGCGGGACATGCTGTCGTGGTTTGGCAGCTGGATAGACCACAATCAGTTGATGAAACCTGGACAGTATGGCGCATTTGTCAGCAAGCAAGATAAGGTTGCCAAGCTGTGCTGCTTCCAGATGCAGTATAGGCCCTTAACTAGCGTCCCTATTCTTATACAACCTCTCCGTATATCAACATCACCTACTAAACTACCTATACGTAATGATAAGTGGATGTGCAGTATTTGTAAGCCCCAAATGGCTGCCAAGTCTTGCTCCTTCCAAACGAAGCATCCCTGACTCCTGGGCTTTCAATCGATCATTCCGCGTACCTATAAAGAAGTGCAAAGACATGGCCAGTTGCAGAGAGGTCGCCATCTCCTTTGGTACCCCTGATATTCAACATTCATTATGGCATCCTCTCTGATGAGAAGTTTCGTGTCCTTTACCAAGTCTTGGCACAACGATACTTACCCGGCCATCTCACCCACTCGCCCGGAGCTTTCGGCCGCTGGGAAGAACGTTGTCATCACGGGCGGAGGCACAGGCATTGGAAAGGCTGCCGCGATCGCCTTCGCTCAGGCCGGAGCCAAGTCGGTTTCGATTGTTGGGCGCAGGCTCGATCGCCTCCAGACTGCCGGGCAGGCAGTCTCAGAAGCCAACTCCTCGACTCAAGTCGTTTTGCAGACAGGAGACATCACCGACCGCGCGTCTATCAATGCGGCTTTGGATGTGATTGTGACCAAGGTCGGCACCAACATTGACATCTTCGTCAGCAACGCTGGGATGCTTCCGATAGAGGCCCCGGTAGTCGGCTACCCAGAGGCAGAGTTCCGGCGAGCTTTCGAAATCAACACCATGGGCACTTTCCACGCCCTGCACGCGTTTACCCCGTTGGCGGCCCCTGGTGCAAAGTTCCTGTACACAGCATCTTCCATCGGTCACTGGGCTCCTCTGCCGGAAGTGCCCGGAGTGTGGAGCTACGCAGCCTCCAAGGCAGCGGCACTGAAGATGGTTGACTACTATGCTTTCGAACACCCAGAAATCCACGTTGCGAGCTTCCACCCAGGCATCGTTGGCACCGAGATCAACCCGAACATCCCCATTGGGCTAGACACGGGTGAGTCCTTCTTTTCATTATCCAAACCATCAG
This is a stretch of genomic DNA from Aspergillus puulaauensis MK2 DNA, chromosome 8, nearly complete sequence. It encodes these proteins:
- a CDS encoding uncharacterized protein (COG:S;~EggNog:ENOG410PXVQ;~InterPro:IPR021858), with the protein product MSRKRGEVQFIHSTQLRAPGVASAEVQRLVHSHAARAAHAKVRRQRLIEYQAAKTSSGSEDERRPFSTAAAEIAMAAIPSPLGLLGSDRRDPFASFARHLNPAECYLLDYYIANVIPCSTLQRSQISYPGKVGTPLLNTQFVQLAATSASSLNGLFLVTCRHLSQHLPHNGPYVQLALQYKIACTRSLTEAISSSEMRFPISDSILALALFLAHDEILIGDGPSTKIHVQVAIQMARHNSAFDKTDLSVFPYDLIQSDM
- a CDS encoding glycoside hydrolase family 75 protein (CAZy:GH75;~COG:G;~EggNog:ENOG410PN2D;~InterPro:IPR009939;~PFAM:PF07335;~SECRETED:SignalP(1-21);~go_function: GO:0016977 - chitosanase activity [Evidence IEA]), yielding MFAKLSLFQLALLMLGGSAWGQQVNGEDYDSPDGGPPADYFAADASLPVDKILSAVSKLSQVADSYPISTESDEESQIFSDWASFDDGAAIVFTADMDVDCDGLDHDCDGNPDGQPQTNWGSLAAYEVPFIVIPDEYLTQNEETLSGNNIAAVICDGKMFYGILGDSNGDEPQVTGEASWLMARTCFPNDSLAGDKGHTESDVTYILFLGDKSVLPGDVLNENYISDFGKLKSMGNDLMNSLLSNIGINGDDLAETTSTSTTTTTPAPTGDNCSWPAHCEGASCSSDDDCADDLACNDGSCSS
- a CDS encoding Zn(II)2Cys6 transcription factor (COG:K;~EggNog:ENOG410PH1M;~InterPro:IPR036864,IPR007219,IPR001138;~PFAM:PF04082;~TransMembrane:1 (o516-535i);~go_function: GO:0000981 - DNA-binding transcription factor activity, RNA polymerase II-specific [Evidence IEA];~go_function: GO:0003677 - DNA binding [Evidence IEA];~go_function: GO:0008270 - zinc ion binding [Evidence IEA];~go_process: GO:0006351 - transcription, DNA-templated [Evidence IEA];~go_process: GO:0006355 - regulation of transcription, DNA-templated [Evidence IEA]) — protein: MPHSPKRVRTAQSGACSHCVKRKKRCYIGVKGIPCTTCDRLELPCDGKTIVAKVSGSQSKSRPPSLKYCEEGLFASQLQLAERKQRFRSGAPDIVSTTDPLDNYLSIIDRFLGLQHHLGLQMTNTPDYVTKLPDRLAAEDIEYIETKGSLCLPTARFRTELLKSYILWVHPEVPVLDLDLFLRAIADNNGTNPISLLLFHAVMFAGAAFVDVSHIHQEGYTTREAAREILFQRAKVLLETECEDDRLATVQALLLLVHWQDVRNTEKDASHLIGIALSLAISIGLHRSPDRSSMCLRQRHVWKRTWWSLYNHARLTSEDLLTMMTIEGDHHVGEAPELRMITVCDFQIEILAPEVRAVVDDCEVLRSLEKQTTHAILFVEKTKLCCVSQFSSFSNRVKNLLLTPDKPGIQVCPKPGDLFGKRSLEELEDWYTQLPYAAQHSFPISLAPTPWERSIYLHRAWLKLLHLGTSYAALWEDIRGIPDSINSEFKSQYLKTLDKYLVEVTDLFEEVYSLDIAGFLPGPAVALLVLALAYNRRLRDCDKFKTRKGALKVHQCWNIMRQLRSVSYLARGMDGLLNDRASDHQWHRLTSFLLIPLNTLSTECGCIWGSHE
- a CDS encoding glycoside hydrolase family 5 protein (CAZy:GH5;~COG:G;~EggNog:ENOG410PJ02;~InterPro:IPR017853,IPR001547;~PFAM:PF00150;~go_function: GO:0004553 - hydrolase activity, hydrolyzing O-glycosyl compounds [Evidence IEA];~go_process: GO:0071704 - organic substance metabolic process [Evidence IEA]) encodes the protein MAWFPGLDKDIFAATGENIFNSTTNPVNKRYLPDANKIRGVNLGAHFIFEPWIAEDKWESMGCPTDEKHKSEFDCVSSLGQDQADKVFQDHWGSWVTKDEISQMREYGLNTIRIPVGYWLKDDLVDPDSEHFPRGGLQYLADVCDWAAEAGMYIIMDFHGLPGAQQAEQPFTGQYAPSPGFYQDAQYDRAIEWIEWMTKNIHQDNKFRNVGMIELVNEPLQGSEQTDSMRKGYYPDAWKRIRDTESSIGVAQGSSLHIQMMDSKWGSGNPKEFLDDDTFAAYDDHRYLKWSEVPTGKDSYIDASCNDDRGGDSPLIVGEWSLSVNSDVEGNSDWDPSTNQEFYTKWFAAQVIAYEKQQGWVFWTWKANLGDYRWSYKDAVDAGVIPKDLDSVYDNSPC
- a CDS encoding SDR family NAD(P)-dependent oxidoreductase (COG:Q;~EggNog:ENOG410Q9MX;~InterPro:IPR036291,IPR002347;~PFAM:PF08659,PF00106,PF13561;~go_process: GO:0055114 - oxidation-reduction process [Evidence IEA]), which encodes MASSLMRSFVSFTKSWHNDTYPAISPTRPELSAAGKNVVITGGGTGIGKAAAIAFAQAGAKSVSIVGRRLDRLQTAGQAVSEANSSTQVVLQTGDITDRASINAALDVIVTKVGTNIDIFVSNAGMLPIEAPVVGYPEAEFRRAFEINTMGTFHALHAFTPLAAPGAKFLYTASSIGHWAPLPEVPGVWSYAASKAAALKMVDYYAFEHPEIHVASFHPGIVGTEINPNIPIGLDTVELPGHFVVWLASDEAAFLRNKLAWANWDVDELVARAEEIRTSFLLRVSLNGVDM
- the fmpC gene encoding ATP-grasp enzyme fsqD (COG:S;~EggNog:ENOG410PI6M;~InterPro:IPR041472,IPR011761;~PFAM:PF13535,PF18130;~go_function: GO:0005524 - ATP binding [Evidence IEA];~go_function: GO:0046872 - metal ion binding [Evidence IEA]), with amino-acid sequence MVQVGRVKASWGDVQVHYDFQLRVSPAEWWQSVDITLQAESVSLVQSWPPVPEAVQLWYSDSSQSTSWTRLEQGPGSVLMLRALQAAAQEQRPSAIRFVFSAKQGYLVRTDILSLRMVDLELVDSVILFFAAEPGKLFSPLSIDPLAATDAYTALHAVLNTAVGGLLLATPVDYQQMFSTLDQEFANRLSFPWVLDAPAPRKSLAIVEGGRSSPEHGGTATSIYTAAQALNIDVIVLDVPGHWLEGPEYAHWRREFVPVQLEPPSLLRDRILEALSDRKVDGIVTFCDAYQVAIAHAADQLGLPTAPAEAYEIATDKYRTGLSEGRPAYLVRGPKEALEVVQERALEFPLIAKPCKGFLSEGVFKVHDTEDLIRAVQSVDLDRHGTEFVLEQYCDGPEVDINFVLSQGEILFCEISDDFPKSGDVGDPSSSAPPSFIELGNVLPSKLPSTEIELLRTSLHQSLMQLGLTTGIYHLEARVQHSLMEYGPVPSTPNSTSDAIDLVPRQTMPLQKPSAWLIEINPRPPGIQETAAVESTYGVDYWGIGLLACLRDHTRLHALAQPFRQGPQYWCEMIFIPVTTGGRFESDDVCADLVHRRPDLAKHISKAFCFLRRGDVVPAPESGITAWVAYFIVFSRISREHLLAVSADVRRETRFTVSHN